In Dasypus novemcinctus isolate mDasNov1 chromosome 23, mDasNov1.1.hap2, whole genome shotgun sequence, the following proteins share a genomic window:
- the LOC131275617 gene encoding uncharacterized protein isoform X1, with the protein MPFCAHSKLLSILTRATGVNFCTMHHPCCSRLSLERTCPSLEGQCSALHGAESFPSTGLWWPLPFPSLQPPPNHPPTPLCTAPSDPWKPLCGLCSQQQTFLMGDCMWCVFLCHFRILKLKAREEEESQARLSEVEEKVNTAAKEVQNYKQKIKAMAEKLQAAECSFREQIAPHEKAAHDTWLKAHALERALVQQAREAEYLK; encoded by the exons ATGCCCTTCTGTGCCCATTCCAAGCTCTTATCTATCCTCACTAGAGCTACTGGGGTGAACTTTTGCACTATGCATCATCCATGTTGTTCCAGGCTCAGTCTAGAGAGGACATGCCCCTCCCTGGAGGGCCAATGCAGTGCCCTTCATGGGGCAGAGTCCTTTCCTTCCACGGGTCTCTGGTGGCCTCTCCCATTTCCttccctgcagccccctcccaACCACCCTCCTACACCCCTTTGTACAGCTCCCTCAGATCCCTGGAAGCCTCTGTGTGGACTGTGTTCTCAACAGCAAACATTTCTCATGGGTGACTGCATGTGGTGTGTATTTCTGTGCCATTTTAGGATTCTCAAACTGAAGGCACGTGAGGAGGAAGAAAGCCAGGCACGGCTGTCAGAGGTAGAGGAGAAAGTTAACACGGCTGCAAAGGAAGTCCAGAATTACAA GCAAAAGATTAAGGCAATGGCAGAGAAGCTGCAGGCAGCAGAGTGCTCATTTAGAGAACAG ATCGCTCCTCATGAGAAGGCGGCTCATGACACCTGG TTAAAAGCTCATGCCTTGGAGAGAGCATTGGTGCAGCAGGCCAGAGAAGCTGAGTACTTGAAATAG
- the LOC101438810 gene encoding transport and Golgi organization protein 1 homolog has product MMVIIKKCMEENTKILENLSHWEKMIRESKEWIQHTKRSNDSLSDEVNQLRVNIKTLEEKNETLTDILEQTQSSLENERLQNANSQDLISEKEKIITSLKESVSKTAANMAKSQQEFECQIREQSDFQEQIKDLENTQKDFEEALSETDNNILISSPH; this is encoded by the exons ATGATGGTGATAATCAAGAAATGCATGGAGGAAAACACTAAAATTCTGGAAAATCTATCCCATTGGGAAAAAATG ATCAGAGAATCAAAGGAATGGATTCAACACACGAAGAGGAGCAATGACAGCCTGTCTGATGAAGTAAACCAACTTAGG gttaACATCAAAAccctggaagagaaaaatgaaacactGACTGACATCCTTGAGCAGACACAATCATCCCTAGAGAATGAGAGGCTTCAGAATGCCAACAGTCAGGATTTG atttcagaaaaagaaaaaattatcacCAGCTTGAAAGAATCTGTTTCAAAGACTGCTGCAAATATGGCTAAG tcacAGCAAGAATTTGAATGCCAGATAAGAGAGCAGTCTGACTTTCAGGAACAAATCAAAGACTtagaaaacacacagaaagaTTTTGAAGAAGCTCTGTCTGAAACAGATAATAATATTCTCATAAGTTCACCACATTaa
- the LOC131275617 gene encoding transport and Golgi organization protein 1 homolog isoform X2, with protein MPTVCKLQEYKKKLEADCSLLRAAIAAKEQQHKTLQLKVESYGEIFEKQRMAAEEILKLKAREEEESQARLSEVEEKVNTAAKEVQNYKQKIKAMAEKLQAAECSFREQIAPHEKAAHDTWLKAHALERALVQQAREAEYLK; from the exons ATGCCCACTGTCTGTAAACTGCAGG aatacaaaaagaaattgGAAGCTGACTGTTCTTTACTGAGGGCTGCAATAGCTGCAAAAGAACAACAACATAAAACCCTACAGCTGAAAGTAGAGAGTTATGGTGAAATCTTTGAGAAGCAGAGGATGGCCGCTGAAGA GATTCTCAAACTGAAGGCACGTGAGGAGGAAGAAAGCCAGGCACGGCTGTCAGAGGTAGAGGAGAAAGTTAACACGGCTGCAAAGGAAGTCCAGAATTACAA GCAAAAGATTAAGGCAATGGCAGAGAAGCTGCAGGCAGCAGAGTGCTCATTTAGAGAACAG ATCGCTCCTCATGAGAAGGCGGCTCATGACACCTGG TTAAAAGCTCATGCCTTGGAGAGAGCATTGGTGCAGCAGGCCAGAGAAGCTGAGTACTTGAAATAG